From the Arctopsyche grandis isolate Sample6627 chromosome 11, ASM5162203v2, whole genome shotgun sequence genome, one window contains:
- the LOC143919283 gene encoding glutathione S-transferase 1-like, whose amino-acid sequence MKLYSVSAGAPSSAVRQALKCLNIPYELIDVNYGRGDHLTEEYAKKNPKKEIPIIDDDGFILGESNAILQYICDKFKPDSNLYPREPQARAIINHRLCFNLATYYKYICEYSMDPIFYDYERTPLGLKKMHVALDNFETYLKTSGTKYAAADHLTIADFPLITSTMCLEAIDFDFSSYKMISNWYATYKREYPELWGEAAGDLKDMISYAKNPPDLSHLTNAIHPSRKSAK is encoded by the exons ATGAAACTCTATTCGGTATCAGCTGGTGCACCGTCTTCAGCAGTTCGACAAGCTCTTAAGTGCTTGAACATCCCTTATGAACTCATAGATGTTAATTATGGCAGAGGAGATCATTTGACAGAAGAATATGCAAAA aAAAATCCCAAAAAGGAAATTCCTATAATTGATGATGACGGATTTATTTTGGGTGAAAGCAATGCCATTCTTCAATACatttgtgataaattcaaaccaGATTCAAATTTATACCCCAGAGAACCACAAGCTCG AGCGATTATAAATCACCGATTGTGTTTTAATTTGGCaacatattacaaatatatctGTGAATATAGC ATGGATCCCatattttatgattatgaaCGTACACCACTTGGCTTGAAAAAAATGCACGTTGCTTTGGATAACTTTGAAACATACCTAAAAACGTCGGGAACGAAATATGCAGCGGCGGATCACTTGACAATTGCTGACTTTCCTCTAATAACATCAACAATGTGCTTAGAAGCCATTGACTTTGatttttcttcatataaaatG ATCTCCAATTGGTATGCCACATATAAGAGGGAATATCCCGAGTTGTGGGGAGAAGCAGCTGGTGATTTGAAAGATATGATTTCCTATGCAAAAAATCCACCAGATTTATCTCATTTGACTAATGCAATACATCCTAGCCGCAAAAgtgctaaatga
- the LOC143919285 gene encoding uncharacterized protein LOC143919285, translated as MPSLENFNGVLVACDNNVEIYNSFSKDVNINDLPNELLILIFSLVDYESIQVVEQVCSRWRALVPAPTVWSNMRLVLCMKNYLQIRDGILPRVASHLKLVKLQYFKLYLEIRVPLTTLCPNITHLEISISQVNVGIFEDLKCWPKLKFLSFRNSLIMRNSDESDNNYTFNVPFRHLKKLETLILSNFALTSTSLDDMLTCYYLRDINIEKMKNIPSRFLECLISSKLHVLRDLCIYGDTLTDDIVKLLSQCTRLCTLHITTCKSLFDSSLFHLAKLKGLKSLKLRHGYFSTSALMTFFSNNVFQRLTFLSLSRCMHVTMEVAKAIQTNAPKLQELSFYLCPFVIDKAFDRSELQKLFSISLLLD; from the coding sequence atgccTTCGCTAGAAAATTTTAATGGAGTCCTGGTGGCCTGTGACAATAATGTCGAAATTTACAATAGTTTTTCCAAAGATGTCAATATCAACGATTTGCCAAACGAAttgttgattttgatattttcctTGGTAGATTACGAAAGCATCCAAGTTGTTGAGCAAGTGTGCTCTCGATGGCGTGCGCTCGTTCCGGCACCCACCGTTTGGAGCAACATGCGTCTCGTACTTTGCATGAAAAATTATCTACAAATTCGTGATGGTATACTTCCAAGAGTTGCATCACATTTGAAATTAGTTAAATTacagtattttaaattatatttagaaataaGAGTGCCTTTGACGACATTGTGCCCTAATATAACACATTTAGAAATATCAATATCACAAGTGAATGTCGGCATTTTCGAGGATTTGAAATGTTGGCCGAAATTGAAGTTTTTGAGTTTTAGAAATTCACTCATAATGCGGAATTCGGACGAAAGCGACAACAACTATACATTCAATGTGCCGTTTCGCCATTTGAAGAAGTTGGAAACGTTGATACTTTCAAATTTCGCACTCACGTCTACCAGTCTTGACGACATGTTAACCTGCTACTATTTACGGGAcatcaatattgaaaaaatgaaaaatattccgAGTCGTTTCTTGGAGTGTCTCATCTCGTCTAAGTTGCACGTCCTGAGGGATTTGTGTATTTACGGTGACACTCTGACCGATGACATTGTTAAACTACTATCTCAGTGCACCCGTCTTTGCACTCTGCATATCACTACATGTAAAAGTTTATTTGACTCTAGTTTATTTCATCTCGCTAAATTAAAAGGGTTGAAATCTTTGAAACTGCGGCATGGGTATTTTTCCACAAGTGCCTTGATGACTTTTTTTTCCAACAATGTATTTCAAAGACTGACATTTTTGAGTCTATCTAGATGTATGCATGTCACCATGGAGGTTGCTAAGGCTATTCAAACTAACGCTCCCAAACTTCAAGAATTATCATTTTATCTTTGTCCTTTTGTCATAGATAAAGCTTTCGATAGATCTGAACTGCAGAAACTGTTTAGTATTTCTCTCCTTTTGGATTAG